The segment CGTCCAAACCCTGTTCACCGTTGGTTGCTTCAACAACTTTATAGCCTTCTTTTTCCATGACTCGGCGTAAAAGTTCTCGTATAAACTGGTCATCATCAACCACCAAAATGGTTGGCGGTTCTTCGGGCAAAGAAACTAATTTCATCCTTAAGAATGCTGATATTGCCGTCTTTGGGTCTGTAAGATTAATGTGACCCGTTGATACTCAGCCTCTAGCTGGCAAAAAAAACTGCGCCAGTGCTGCCATGGGATCACCACCCTTGCTTATCTGTTCTAGCATCTGACGAAACGGGTAGATTTTCCTAGTTCCTAAAATCCCATGACTTCAACGTGTCAACTTCATCAATTGAGTCTCTATACGTCTGTTGAGGATAGCTGCAGCATGGATGCCATTAACCTGAGGCATGTTCCAGGGAATGATTGATCACCTCCAAATCGAGAGAAAGAGTATCTTTCCCTACCATAGCCTGAAGCAATTGCCATGTCTCTGGGTGTAATGGCTGAATTGTTAGAGTTGTTGACTGGCTATCATGAATTTTACCGGCAGATGCTGTTCAACGAGTCAGACTCAGCACCGTCAGATCAAATGTCTGTGATTAATCGGATACAAAAAAATAATCGTTTCTGTACCGATCGCGCGGTGATGACACCAACCAAGCATCAATCCCAGTTCGGGAGTTTAATGCCTAGCAGCGGTGAGTTGACCAAAATCTGGCAGATGCAATATCTCTATTATTATTGCTTGATGTTTAGAGATGATTCAAGTAAGTCAATTCTAGCTCTTTTTCCCAGCTTGGTACTCCCAGCCATTTTCCACGTTGTCTATTGTAGTTTTCCGGGACTGACCATTGAGCCAACCCTTTTCCGGTAATCGCCGTGCCTTGCTTAAACTCTTGGGACTAACGCTGTTGGCAACCCAAGTCCCTGTAACGGCAAACTCCCTACCCCTTCTCAAACCACGACGCCTGAATCCTGGCGATACCGTAGGGTTGATTAGTCCAGCCGGTCTAGTTGACCAAAAGACCCTTGATGAAATCGCTCCCATTTTATCACAACTCGGTTTGAAAACCAAACTGGGAACCCATCTTTTCGACCAATACGGCTATCTGGCGGGTCAAGATGTTGACCGCGCTGCTGATGTGAATGCGATGTTCGCTGATTCCTCTGTCCAAGCGGTGCTGGCAATGGCAGGCGGATGGGGATGTAATCGAATTTTACCCCTGTTAGACTACCAGCTAATCCGCCAAAATCCCAAAATCATTATCGGCTATAGCGATGTCACCTCACTGCTGTTAGCGATTTATACTCACAGCAACCTGATCACCTTTCATGGACCACTCGGAACATCAACCTGGAATTGGTTCTCAATCCAACATCTGCAACGCATCTTGTTTGATGGGGCAGCAATGACACTGCAAAATCTATTGAGTACTCCTGTGGAAACCATTACCAAGGGTAAGGCAAGGGGGCGTCTGGTGGGGGGAAATTTATCGCTGGTGGCGGCGCTGGTGGGGTCAGATTATTTACCCGATTGGCAGAACTCTATTTTGTTTGTGGAAGATATACGAGAAGAGGTTTACCGGATTGACCGCTTGTTAACCCAGCTCAAACTCGCTGGAATCCTCGATCAAGTGGCTGGATTTATTTTTGCCCAATGTACAAACTGTCCTGCAGGTGAGGCGAATGAACCATCGCTGACGTTGCGGCAAGTCTTAGCTGACCATATCAAACCTTTGGGGATTCCCGCCTGGTATGGTTCGATGATCGGTCATATCCAGGATAAGTTCACTGTCCCTATCGGTGGAATGATCGAAATTGATGCGGAGCGAGGCACAATTCGTTTATTAGAATCGGTAGTAATTTGATATAGAACAGTTTAGTCCTGATTGAAATACATTATTGCATTCCACGCTGCTGTAAACGGCTGTCTGTCTACATCTGTTGTTTCTGATCCTTTCCCGAACTAAGCCGCCCGTAACGGCAGGTGCTTGGACTTATCTGCTAAGAAACCCATTAAGTTGTGCAAAAATGAATGGCTGACGGGCTGATCGGTCACTTCTGGATGGAGCGGTGTCGCGATCGCGTCCACAGATTGAGGACAGGCAGTATGAATCACTAAGGGAGTTTCTTCGACCAATCCGACTGCCATTAATCGAAAAGCAATCTGCTGTACCGTTTTTACCGAAAGTCTGAGTTGTTTAGCAATTTCCCTCAAGGACACAGTGCCACTGGTATACTCCCAGACTTGAGATTCTAAGGCGTTGAGGGGATAACGAGGGTATCCTGTAACACTGAGCAACCCAGCATTAACATCAGGTAATTTATCGCTGAGGGCATCCCAGTTACGCAAAGAACGTAATCCTAGTAAATTGGCACCTAGGGTATTTAAACTCAAACCCGTCATTCCTAACATGGGGAGTTTAACTTCATGGCTGAACTTAAAATGACCTGTTTTGAGTTGAAACAAGGTACAGGTGGGTTGTAACACTTGGACTTGGAACAACCATTTGATTTGTTGAAGGGTTAACAACCCATGGTTTTGCAGGTATGTACCCAAGGGTTGCTCCTGAGGCAATGACTCACTCAATTGAGTTAACTGACTTCTATCCATCCACTGGTGTTGAGCAATTAACTTGATTAATCCTAGATGCTTTAACTGAGAATCAACTGCCACAATTCGACCGCGATAGACCCAAACATAGCAAACGCCATTGGGGGTGACAGGAGTAGAAACATCAGTATTCACAGTGAGTAAACCCGTATGATGCCCTTTACCAAGGAGCCGAAAAATTTCGGGTAATGAAAAGTCAGTGAGTGAGCCTGTAATACACATTGTTCTTACGTTGATATCAGTTTTGTTATTGAGGATGCAAAGAGCAGGGTAACGCCTTCAAAGTCAGCCTGTTTAGCTTGATCCCGAAAAAAATCTGTAGTTTTTGCTACTCTTAGTTTAATCCCTGATGAAAGTTTCATACAATTGCTTTTTACTAAGTTGTGTTAAGAAAGGAGAATCTTTATTAAATTACAACTCGAAAAGTTGCGTCTTATAGCCATTGTCATCGCTTGTCTCGTGAGACCCCGCATTCAGCGAAGCAATGTGGGGAGGGATAGAGGTCAAACCTTACCACTCGATGTGGTAAGGTTTGACAATCCAACTGTTGATACCAATCCGGTATTTCGCTGCAACAACTGGACTTTTTTGGCGGTAAATTGTCCCAACCGTTTCCAGTTAGCATCACTAACCGAAACTTGGGTCTTAGTGTCACCGGAAACGTAGCCATAGTAAGTGACACCCGCTTTTTCAGCTTTGACATAATCGCCCTTCCTCAACCCGTGACAGGTAACTGTGCCACCATACTTGCGCCGTCCTTTTCCTTTAGCCGGGAGCATTAGGTGTAACTGACGGCGGCAAATTGGAGGGCGATTAATCACAGTAAACTGACATGGTGTCACCTCTATTCCACCTAACCAAGTGCCGCTCCTACCCTTGATTTGGCGATACCGCATAAACTGGGAGGCAGCTAGGCAGATACCGTCAACGGCATGAGCGGCGGGTGAGGACTCAGCTTTATTCTTAGACTTGGGTAAGCCAAGGTATTTCCTCAAATCGGAGGTATACCATCCTTCTTGAGTGTGGACAGTGTACCCAGCTGACGCAAGCTGTTCAATCTGCCAAAACTGACCAACCATTGCGGGGCTAAACCCTTTGTCACCTTTGGCTTTAATCACTTCAACTACAACATCGGTGAACGGGTAAACCTTTGATAACTCTTGCACTACCCTCAGTGCTAACTGTTTATTAGCCCGGATACTGGGAGGTATCTTATGTCCCTTGCGGTTATCAAATCTGCATTGACGGTGATTGCGTTGGTCTTGCGTGACCTTGCGGTTGATCCGTCGCCCCCGTCGTCCCCGTCGCATCATTGCCCGTTGGGTCATCCGCTTAGTTACGTTCTTAAACGGTAGGTTTAGGTGTGCCAAGAATAAGGTGGCTTGACGAGATTGAACAGCCATCCCGGTAAACAGCTTTCCCGGATCGATTCCGGCTACGACATCTTGGGTCTCCTTTCCCAATGGGGGTTGGACTAACTGAACTTGAAAAATGCCTAGGTCGTTGTGGACTACCCTGGCTTTACCTGTCTTGAGCCACCGCCTAACACGGCTGGCTTTAGCTGGCATTAATGGTTCACCGTCTGGTGATAAAACGGGTACACGAATCATGGGTATAAGCCTCTCGTGTGAGTTGTCTGTCCCCTCGACCACCGTCAACAGAATGTCCTCTCTTAAAGCGCTTAAACAAGTAAGCTTACAGTGAACCCAAACTGGGGAAGTATTTGGGGGTGTGTATCAGTTAGCGGCTCAATGGTCTATTCAACTCTTACGTTGCCAGCCCTGTCTCTGGCAATCCCTAACCTCAAGTGATAGCTAGGTTAGGGTTGTTGAAGTTTTGCCGTCATCCATTTGTACCTAAGACGATTCTTTCTCGGTTAAAGTTTATTTAACATCCTACTAAAGGCAGACAATATTATGGAGAAGATGGAGAAGATGGAGAAGATAATATTTTGAAGTTTTACCCTTCACTTGGTTCGAGGCGAGGGCATGGCGCGTGAATGAACTCACCCTCTCCCTCATCTCCCCTATCTCCCCTATCTCCCCTACCCATTCAGTTTCCAGACGTTCCGTGAAAAGTTAGCACCTCCCCCAATGCCCTTACCTGGCGCTCGTCACCAATTAGCTCAGAGCCACTGTCGATGGCATATCCAACAGTTTCGTTCCGCATTCACAACAACATTTATGAGTCGCTGGATTTTCGGTTCCGCAGTTAGAACACGTCAGGATAGTGGGTGAAATCGGTTCTGGGTTATGAGGGTGCAACCCCATCATGTCACTATTGGTATGACCGGGCGCAACCATGGGATAACAGTCCTCATTGCGGGTAACGCGCACGTCTACAAGCATTGGACCGTCATGGGCAAGCATTTGAGCGATCGCATCGGGTAAAGCCTGACGCTGTGTCACCTTAATGGCATTAATCCCGTACACCTGAGCCAGATTCACAAACTCTGGGGTACCGACTTCCAGATTCGTCGCTTCATAGCGATCGCCATAGAACAAATGCTGCCATTGGCGCACCATTCCCAGCCAACCATTGTTGAGGATGACAATCTTGACGCCAATGCCGTACTGAGCGATCGTACCCAGTTCCTGCATATTCATCTGGAAGCTACCATCACCGCTGATACAAATCACGGGTTCGGAGGGTAGAGCCATTTTTACTCCCACAGCCGCAGGCAAACCAAATCCCATTGTCCCTAAACCGCCACTCGATATCCAGCGACGGGGCTTATTTTTCAGGAATTGAGCCGCCCACATCTGGTGTTGACCGACATCAGTGGTGTAATAAGCGTGGGGGGATTGACGAGCAACTTCCACAATCACTTCTTGGGGCGAAAGATTCTCCTGGGGATGGGGCAAATCTAAAGGATACTCATCCCGCCACTGTTGCAGGCGATCGCACCACGCTTTCGTTTGTTCTGGATCTATACCATTCCCGACTTGATCAGAACGCCGCAATAGGTCAATTAACACCTGCCGCACGTCGCCAACAATGGGTACATCAGTGTTCCGATTTTTCCCCACTTCCGCCGGATCAATATCGATGTGAATCACCTTCGCCTCAGCCGCAAACTGTTTTGGCAAACTTGCCACCCGGTCATCAAAACGGGCACCCAAGGCGATTAACAGGTCACATTCACTCACGGCAAAGTTAGCATACGCCGTGCCGTGCATCCCTAACATTCCCAGAGCCAGAGGATGGGACTCATCAAATGCTCCCTTACCCATCAGCGTCGTTGTCACCGGAATCTGGAAATGTTCCGCCAGTTCCAGAAGTTCCCCCTGGGCGCTTGCCGCGATCGCACCGCCACCTACATAAAGTAACGGTTTTTTCGCCGCCCGGATCAACTCTAGTGCTTTGTTAATCTGGTTTAAATTCCCTTTCACCGTAGGACGATACCCCGGTAGCTTAATCGTACCTGGCTCCACGGGAAAGTAATCAAATTGCTCAATTCCGACATCTTTGGGAATATCAATCAACACCGGTCCCGGTCTACCCGTACTCGCAATGTGAAACGCTTCCGCCACAATCCGGGGAATATCGCGAGCCTCATTCACTAAATAGGAATGCTTGACAATTGGCAGCGTAATCCCGAAAATGTCAATTTCTTGGAATCCATCCGTACCAATTGCCCCACGGGGAACCTGTCCCGTAATTGCAATCATTGGCACAGAGTCCAAACTCGCCGTGGCTAAACCCGTGACCAAATTCGTGGCTCCCGGTCCGGAGGTTGCCAAACAGATGCCCACTTTACCTGTCGCCCGGGCATACCCGTCAGCAGCATGGGCAGCCCCTTGTTCGTGTCGCACCAGAATATGTTGGAGTTCGCCAGCGGATTCCGCTTGGTAGATTTCATCGTAAATCGGTAGATTCGCACCGCCCGGATAACCGAAAATGTGCTTCACACCATGGCGCTTTAAACTATCAATCAGGGCAAAAGCGCCGGATACACGCCTGACTCTCACAGTTTCAGATTGCACAGCTAGTGCCTCCACTTAGTCCAACAATTACATGAGGAACGTTACTAATGAGTACTAACCCAAATCTGGGTAAGCGGTTTGCTAATTTGGATACAGCTTAGAGTTTGACTCAATGATTTTACTTTCTTTGCAATACGATTTTAATTGTTCATGAACGAATGAAGTTTAAGTAAAAACTTTATATTTTTTTAATTTCCTCAATTTTCGAGGGAATTACGAGAACTGGATTAAATTTGTAATTTACTCACCAACTCTGTCTTTTGAGCATCTGTTTTATGTCTGCTTCTAGTAGTTGAAAGGCAGACAGACTCTGCAGTGCCGAAAAGTCATCGATAAGTTCAGCGATTCGTTGAATCTTCTCTCGCTCTCTGGCGCGAAATTTCTTTAGTCGCCGACCTGTCAACCCACTTGCTTGACGCAGAAGTTGACAAAGATATTGTTTTGGATCAGGTAACTCCTCACATTTAGAGAGGTTTGGCAAATTTAAAGGTTGCTTTCCTCTGGGATTTTCTGCCGCCCTGCGTATGGCAGCTTCGTCAAATAATAACCAAGCTTCTGTCATCCGCACAGGTACAACACAGATAAACGGCACAGAGACTGATTCCCTGATCCCCTCAACGGCTTTTTTAATTTCAGAAACTCGTTTCTCACGAGGTTCTTTTTCGGCATCCCTGTGTATAAATAAAAGGTCGCAAGGGTAAAGGTTCAAACTTAATTCAATTCTCTTTGAGTGATCCTGTGGTTGTTGTGGCAAGCGTCGAAAATCAGCCCACTGGGACTGGATAGCACATTCAACTCCGTGTAATCGCAATAACCAAGTCAGAATAGGTAGTAGCGCCTTGTCAGAACTCCCATCAGATAGTAATGTGTATCGTATTTCCTTCATACAAATTCTTTGGGAAAGCCTAAAATTAGAGGTTGAATGTCTTCTCTATCCAAAACTCTACGTTTTTTAGACTGGGTAGGTTTTAAAGATAAGTTGGTTTCCAGTTGCCCATTGCCATTTAGCTCTGGCTGTTCTGGGGACACTGGATTTAAGTACGCGAGAAGTTTACCTAAAGGAACAGTGCTGATCGTTTCGGTTTCCGCAACTTTAAGGTGTCGCCAAGTATTCGGTAGACAACTAAAGCGTACCCCTTTAAACAATTGTCCTGACGGTGCTTTTTCTTCCTTCAACTCAGCGACTAAAAGACTATCTTCTGGGACTTGCTGTACAACGGCTGGTGAGTGGGTATTGATGATTACTTGGCGTAGGGGATTGTCCTGATCAACAGGTTCTTCAACATCCGTGGCAATGTCTTGTAGAAGTTCGAGGATTTTTGGGATACGCTCTGGATGAATACCATTTTCAGGTTCCTCTAAGCACAATAAACCTTGAGCTTCTGGGTCTAATTCCAGTACCGCTAACGCCAAAAAGCGCATTGTTCCATCTGAGAGCGATCGCGCCGGATGGGTTGTACCATCTCTAGTTGTAACCATTAATGTGAGCAGTTCGCGACGATCATCCCGCTCTATTCCTACCTCCTCAACATCATCGAGCAATTCTGCCAAACGACCTGCAACTTGAGCATAAACCTGCGCTTCGGCTTCCTGATCAGATTGGCGGAGATTTTTTCTCAGCCGTGCCAAATGATAGAGGGTTGAAGCTAGATGAGAGCCATCTGTTCCTAATTTTGTCGGTGCCGTAAATTCGTCGGGTTGTCGCAAAGACGAAGGTTCTAGCTGTAATAACTGCCAAGATTGCATTTCCCGACGTGCCAGTAGTGCTGTTGGGCTTTCGGCTGCATTGGTCACAGACAGTACAGTTCGAGGCAGATCAGCTGCTGAGCGAGCTAAGGCTCTACCACTGCTTCCGCCGTCTTGATGAAGTTTAATCACTCGATTTGTCCCCTCACCTTCTGTAGAAATAAAATAAGGGACTCGGCGCTGTCCTTTCACAGCAGACTTGCGCCAAGTTTTCGCCTTGTGATTAAATAGCAAATGTTTAGGGGCATCACCAAGATTAATATGAACTAACTCTTCTTTAAGCAGTTCCAGTGATCCTAATGAGCGGAGACTATTATCTTGTCGATAAGCTAACTCTATAGAGTAGCGAAGAAAGGTAATGCTAGCTTTGGCAGTTTGTCCTAAATCATCAACACCTTCACCTGGCACAATCATCTCAGCTTCAAATGACATCTGTGGAGCATAGTCATTACCAATTCGATGAAACAGACTGCGGACATCTCCTGTCCTACCTCCCTCATCTCGAACAGCTAAAGCGGCTTCAATTAGAGGAAGATCAGCCAAGGCTGACAGAAACCTGATCGCATCAAACAAGTTAGATTTACCTACGCCATTTACACCGGCTATACAGGTAAATGGACTAAAGCGGACATCTACATTAACAAGATTTTTAAAGCCAGAAACTTTTAGCCTGGTTAGCATAATCTTAATCCTATACAGTCTTTTAAAAGCTGTTCTATACTAATCATCAATTTGCATACATCTGATTGATTTTAACTCATATCCTTCATCCATTTCAATAAACATAAGTTGGTTGATAATCCGTAACGCTTCCGGATTGCCTTGCTATCGTTTTGAGTCAGGGTGAATTAAGTGACATCAGGGTAAAAAATAAAGTAGAGTGAAACCCACCCCGATACGTTGACCAGTTTTTTATCCCCTGCCCTAA is part of the Coleofasciculus chthonoplastes PCC 7420 genome and harbors:
- a CDS encoding S66 peptidase family protein; translated protein: MSQPFSGNRRALLKLLGLTLLATQVPVTANSLPLLKPRRLNPGDTVGLISPAGLVDQKTLDEIAPILSQLGLKTKLGTHLFDQYGYLAGQDVDRAADVNAMFADSSVQAVLAMAGGWGCNRILPLLDYQLIRQNPKIIIGYSDVTSLLLAIYTHSNLITFHGPLGTSTWNWFSIQHLQRILFDGAAMTLQNLLSTPVETITKGKARGRLVGGNLSLVAALVGSDYLPDWQNSILFVEDIREEVYRIDRLLTQLKLAGILDQVAGFIFAQCTNCPAGEANEPSLTLRQVLADHIKPLGIPAWYGSMIGHIQDKFTVPIGGMIEIDAERGTIRLLESVVI
- a CDS encoding DUF4388 domain-containing protein gives rise to the protein MCITGSLTDFSLPEIFRLLGKGHHTGLLTVNTDVSTPVTPNGVCYVWVYRGRIVAVDSQLKHLGLIKLIAQHQWMDRSQLTQLSESLPQEQPLGTYLQNHGLLTLQQIKWLFQVQVLQPTCTLFQLKTGHFKFSHEVKLPMLGMTGLSLNTLGANLLGLRSLRNWDALSDKLPDVNAGLLSVTGYPRYPLNALESQVWEYTSGTVSLREIAKQLRLSVKTVQQIAFRLMAVGLVEETPLVIHTACPQSVDAIATPLHPEVTDQPVSHSFLHNLMGFLADKSKHLPLRAA
- a CDS encoding RRXRR domain-containing protein, with the translated sequence MIRVPVLSPDGEPLMPAKASRVRRWLKTGKARVVHNDLGIFQVQLVQPPLGKETQDVVAGIDPGKLFTGMAVQSRQATLFLAHLNLPFKNVTKRMTQRAMMRRGRRGRRINRKVTQDQRNHRQCRFDNRKGHKIPPSIRANKQLALRVVQELSKVYPFTDVVVEVIKAKGDKGFSPAMVGQFWQIEQLASAGYTVHTQEGWYTSDLRKYLGLPKSKNKAESSPAAHAVDGICLAASQFMRYRQIKGRSGTWLGGIEVTPCQFTVINRPPICRRQLHLMLPAKGKGRRKYGGTVTCHGLRKGDYVKAEKAGVTYYGYVSGDTKTQVSVSDANWKRLGQFTAKKVQLLQRNTGLVSTVGLSNLTTSSGKV
- the ilvB gene encoding biosynthetic-type acetolactate synthase large subunit; protein product: MQSETVRVRRVSGAFALIDSLKRHGVKHIFGYPGGANLPIYDEIYQAESAGELQHILVRHEQGAAHAADGYARATGKVGICLATSGPGATNLVTGLATASLDSVPMIAITGQVPRGAIGTDGFQEIDIFGITLPIVKHSYLVNEARDIPRIVAEAFHIASTGRPGPVLIDIPKDVGIEQFDYFPVEPGTIKLPGYRPTVKGNLNQINKALELIRAAKKPLLYVGGGAIAASAQGELLELAEHFQIPVTTTLMGKGAFDESHPLALGMLGMHGTAYANFAVSECDLLIALGARFDDRVASLPKQFAAEAKVIHIDIDPAEVGKNRNTDVPIVGDVRQVLIDLLRRSDQVGNGIDPEQTKAWCDRLQQWRDEYPLDLPHPQENLSPQEVIVEVARQSPHAYYTTDVGQHQMWAAQFLKNKPRRWISSGGLGTMGFGLPAAVGVKMALPSEPVICISGDGSFQMNMQELGTIAQYGIGVKIVILNNGWLGMVRQWQHLFYGDRYEATNLEVGTPEFVNLAQVYGINAIKVTQRQALPDAIAQMLAHDGPMLVDVRVTRNEDCYPMVAPGHTNSDMMGLHPHNPEPISPTILTCSNCGTENPATHKCCCECGTKLLDMPSTVALS
- a CDS encoding DUF4276 family protein — encoded protein: MKEIRYTLLSDGSSDKALLPILTWLLRLHGVECAIQSQWADFRRLPQQPQDHSKRIELSLNLYPCDLLFIHRDAEKEPREKRVSEIKKAVEGIRESVSVPFICVVPVRMTEAWLLFDEAAIRRAAENPRGKQPLNLPNLSKCEELPDPKQYLCQLLRQASGLTGRRLKKFRAREREKIQRIAELIDDFSALQSLSAFQLLEADIKQMLKRQSW
- a CDS encoding AAA family ATPase, which encodes MLTRLKVSGFKNLVNVDVRFSPFTCIAGVNGVGKSNLFDAIRFLSALADLPLIEAALAVRDEGGRTGDVRSLFHRIGNDYAPQMSFEAEMIVPGEGVDDLGQTAKASITFLRYSIELAYRQDNSLRSLGSLELLKEELVHINLGDAPKHLLFNHKAKTWRKSAVKGQRRVPYFISTEGEGTNRVIKLHQDGGSSGRALARSAADLPRTVLSVTNAAESPTALLARREMQSWQLLQLEPSSLRQPDEFTAPTKLGTDGSHLASTLYHLARLRKNLRQSDQEAEAQVYAQVAGRLAELLDDVEEVGIERDDRRELLTLMVTTRDGTTHPARSLSDGTMRFLALAVLELDPEAQGLLCLEEPENGIHPERIPKILELLQDIATDVEEPVDQDNPLRQVIINTHSPAVVQQVPEDSLLVAELKEEKAPSGQLFKGVRFSCLPNTWRHLKVAETETISTVPLGKLLAYLNPVSPEQPELNGNGQLETNLSLKPTQSKKRRVLDREDIQPLILGFPKEFV